Proteins from a single region of Demequina sp. NBRC 110054:
- a CDS encoding type II 3-dehydroquinate dehydratase: MTSVLIANGPNLGRLGSREPEKYGSTTYAELVSLASGWGDELGLDVEVRQTDDESELVGWMHGCVDSGTHVVLNPAAFTHYSYALRDACAMVTAAELELVEVHLTNPHAREAFRHTSVVSGVATGTIAGFGVDSYRLALSALAARLR, encoded by the coding sequence ATGACGAGCGTGCTGATCGCGAACGGCCCCAACTTGGGTCGGCTGGGCTCGCGCGAGCCCGAGAAGTACGGGAGCACGACTTATGCCGAGCTCGTGAGCCTCGCGTCGGGTTGGGGCGACGAGCTTGGGCTCGACGTCGAGGTCCGCCAGACCGATGACGAGTCCGAGCTGGTCGGCTGGATGCACGGCTGCGTCGACTCGGGCACCCACGTGGTTCTCAACCCCGCGGCTTTCACCCACTATTCATACGCGCTACGGGACGCATGCGCGATGGTCACCGCTGCGGAGCTGGAGCTGGTCGAGGTCCACCTCACCAACCCCCACGCACGAGAGGCATTCCGACACACCTCGGTGGTATCCGGCGTCGCTACAGGAACCATCGCAGGATTCGGAGTCGACTCGTACCGACTCGCCCTCAGCGCCCTCGCCGCCCGCCTCCGCTAG
- the aroB gene encoding 3-dehydroquinate synthase — protein sequence MSATVRVASGAPYDVHVGTGLLEKAVQGLPKKSRKVLVVHSAPLRQVADILRQRIESSGREAVLAEVPDAESGKTAEVAAFCWQVLGKSDFTRSDVVVGLGGGAVTDLAGFVAATWMRGIAVVQMPTTVLAMVDAAVGGKTGINTAEGKNLVGAFHEPDDVWCDLDMLATLPAYDRVAGLAEVVKGGFIRDGVILDLVEQHADALKAETLTPQALDVLEELITRKVKVKAEVVAQDLKESHLREVLNYGHTFGHAIEYTERYQWRHGSAVSVGMIFAAELAHLAGRLTEAEVDRHRGILSSLGLPTSYPAGRWDALLTAMRRDKKTRGDLLRFVVLQGIGNPVRLEGPDPAMLLGAYDAVSS from the coding sequence ATGAGCGCTACCGTGAGGGTCGCATCGGGCGCGCCCTACGACGTCCACGTCGGGACCGGGCTTCTGGAGAAGGCCGTTCAGGGGCTTCCGAAGAAGTCCCGCAAGGTGCTGGTCGTGCACTCCGCGCCGCTTCGCCAGGTTGCCGACATCCTGCGGCAGCGCATCGAGTCCTCGGGCCGCGAGGCGGTGCTCGCCGAGGTGCCCGATGCAGAATCTGGCAAGACCGCCGAAGTCGCCGCGTTCTGCTGGCAGGTGCTCGGCAAGTCGGACTTCACCCGCTCCGACGTCGTGGTCGGCCTCGGCGGGGGAGCAGTAACCGACCTCGCTGGCTTCGTCGCCGCGACGTGGATGCGGGGCATCGCCGTCGTGCAGATGCCCACCACGGTGCTCGCCATGGTCGACGCCGCAGTGGGCGGCAAGACCGGCATCAACACTGCGGAGGGCAAGAACCTCGTCGGCGCCTTCCATGAGCCCGACGATGTGTGGTGCGACCTCGACATGCTTGCGACGCTCCCCGCGTACGACCGCGTTGCGGGCCTCGCGGAGGTGGTCAAGGGCGGCTTCATCCGCGACGGCGTCATCTTGGACCTCGTCGAGCAGCACGCCGACGCGCTCAAGGCCGAGACCCTCACCCCGCAGGCGCTCGACGTTCTCGAGGAGCTCATCACACGCAAGGTGAAGGTCAAGGCCGAGGTGGTGGCTCAGGACCTGAAGGAGTCCCACCTGCGCGAAGTCCTTAACTACGGGCACACGTTCGGCCATGCGATCGAGTACACCGAGCGCTACCAGTGGCGCCACGGCTCCGCGGTGTCGGTGGGGATGATCTTCGCGGCGGAGCTCGCGCACCTTGCCGGGCGTCTGACCGAGGCCGAGGTCGATCGCCATCGTGGGATCCTGTCGTCGCTCGGGCTACCCACGTCCTATCCGGCGGGGCGCTGGGACGCGCTCCTGACCGCGATGCGACGCGACAAGAAGACCAGGGGAGACCTGCTGCGCTTCGTCGTGCTGCAGGGCATCGGCAACCCGGTGCGGCTCGAGGGCCCGGACCCCGCGATGCTCCTAGGCGCGTACGACGCCGTCAGTTCGTGA
- a CDS encoding shikimate kinase — protein sequence MAVPRAVLIGPPGSGKSSVGTRLARLWDVSWRDTDDDVEASEGKAISDIFVDDGEPRFRELEAAAVATALKEHEGVLSLGGGAVLDPRTEALLASYVADGGEVVFLDVSLAKAAPRVGLNAARPLLAGNPRQRWQELMNARRPVYERIATRIVDTDGHTPAAVAALIAEGRATA from the coding sequence ATGGCCGTCCCCCGGGCCGTGCTCATCGGTCCTCCCGGCAGCGGCAAGTCGTCGGTCGGCACGCGGCTCGCGCGCCTCTGGGACGTCTCTTGGCGCGACACGGACGACGACGTGGAGGCCTCCGAGGGGAAGGCGATCTCCGACATCTTCGTCGACGACGGCGAGCCGCGTTTTCGCGAGCTCGAGGCGGCCGCCGTCGCGACGGCGCTGAAGGAGCATGAGGGCGTTCTCTCGCTCGGCGGCGGCGCCGTATTGGACCCGCGCACCGAGGCGCTGCTCGCGTCGTACGTGGCCGACGGCGGAGAGGTCGTGTTCCTCGATGTCTCGCTTGCCAAGGCCGCCCCGCGCGTGGGGCTCAATGCCGCGCGACCGCTGCTGGCGGGCAACCCGCGCCAGCGCTGGCAGGAGCTCATGAACGCGCGCCGGCCCGTCTACGAGCGCATCGCCACGCGCATCGTCGACACCGACGGGCACACTCCCGCGGCCGTGGCCGCACTGATTGCCGAGGGGAGGGCCACCGCATGA
- the aroC gene encoding chorismate synthase yields MLRWLTAGESHGPALVGTLEGLPSGVEVTSTDIQGALARRRLGYGRGARMKFEQDQVSILGGVRHGVSQGGPVAVMIGNTEWPKWETVMNADPVDESDLTGARAAALTRPRPGHADLVGMTKYGFDDARPVLERASARETAARVALGEIAEQFLEQAAGIRLVAHTVQVGPIVVPDDAPLPPADATPALDEDPIRCFHAETSAAMIAEIDECQKDGDTLGGVVEVVAYGVPVGLGSHVHGDRRLDARLAGALMGIQAIKGVEVGDGFRTAARRGSQAHDEIEYRDGGVTRRTNRAGGLEGGMTNGEPLRVRAAMKPISTVPRALDTIDTATGESAKAIHQRSDVCAVAPAAVVAQAMVALTLADAVLEKFGGDSVAEVSRNISSYVESIPEHLR; encoded by the coding sequence ATGCTCAGATGGCTTACCGCAGGCGAATCGCACGGCCCGGCTCTGGTCGGCACCCTCGAGGGACTGCCCTCGGGTGTCGAGGTGACGAGCACCGACATCCAGGGGGCTCTTGCCCGTCGTCGACTCGGCTATGGTCGCGGCGCGCGCATGAAGTTCGAGCAGGATCAGGTCAGCATTCTTGGCGGTGTGCGCCACGGCGTCAGCCAGGGCGGACCCGTCGCCGTGATGATCGGCAACACCGAGTGGCCCAAGTGGGAGACCGTGATGAACGCGGACCCCGTGGACGAATCGGACCTCACCGGCGCGCGGGCCGCAGCTCTGACGCGCCCGCGCCCGGGCCACGCCGACCTCGTCGGCATGACGAAGTACGGCTTTGACGATGCGCGCCCCGTCCTGGAGCGTGCGTCGGCACGCGAGACCGCAGCGCGCGTCGCCCTCGGCGAGATCGCCGAGCAGTTCCTGGAGCAGGCCGCGGGCATCCGCCTCGTCGCGCACACGGTCCAGGTGGGCCCCATCGTGGTTCCTGACGATGCGCCGCTCCCTCCCGCCGACGCCACCCCGGCGCTCGACGAGGATCCCATCCGCTGCTTCCATGCCGAGACATCGGCCGCGATGATCGCTGAGATCGATGAGTGCCAGAAGGATGGCGACACCCTCGGCGGCGTCGTCGAGGTGGTGGCCTACGGCGTGCCCGTCGGGCTCGGCAGCCACGTCCACGGCGATCGCCGCCTCGACGCGCGCCTCGCGGGCGCGCTCATGGGAATCCAGGCGATCAAGGGCGTCGAGGTCGGCGACGGCTTCCGTACCGCAGCCAGGCGCGGATCGCAGGCGCATGACGAGATCGAGTACAGGGACGGGGGCGTGACCCGCCGCACGAACCGCGCGGGCGGCCTCGAGGGCGGAATGACCAACGGCGAGCCGCTGCGCGTGCGCGCGGCGATGAAGCCCATCAGCACCGTGCCCCGCGCGCTCGACACGATCGACACCGCGACGGGTGAGTCTGCGAAGGCGATCCACCAGCGCTCGGACGTGTGCGCCGTGGCGCCGGCGGCGGTCGTCGCGCAGGCGATGGTCGCGCTCACGCTCGCCGATGCAGTGCTCGAGAAGTTTGGCGGCGACTCCGTGGCGGAGGTCAGCCGCAACATCTCCTCGTACGTGGAGTCGATCCCCGAGCACCTCCGCTGA
- a CDS encoding PilN domain-containing protein: MPESVKAPVLPQVNLIPPEVGQRRARAAYFRGALAALVVFVLLIGGGYYFIHSLQTGAEQDLADEQERQTELNSAIAELQYVADTTKELSNVEEALIFVGSTDAIRAEIVADLLGGMPEDSVLTDVKVGLTTFDSAAGAASDAFAVADVGQITFTVESPEYIAANEVEENLATFDAFSQVRVTDVTNLESEGESTEGDEETGFRFTGTIRVTYDVYTQRFSEQWFGNDESAGTSEDYARLLKAARKVGN, from the coding sequence GTGCCAGAGTCCGTGAAGGCTCCTGTCCTTCCCCAGGTCAACCTGATCCCCCCAGAGGTCGGGCAGCGCCGTGCTCGTGCGGCGTACTTCCGCGGCGCCCTTGCGGCGCTCGTCGTCTTCGTTCTTCTTATCGGCGGCGGCTACTACTTCATCCACTCGCTCCAGACTGGCGCTGAGCAGGATCTGGCCGATGAGCAGGAGCGGCAGACAGAGCTCAACTCGGCGATCGCGGAGCTGCAGTACGTGGCAGACACCACGAAGGAGCTCTCGAACGTTGAGGAGGCACTGATTTTCGTCGGCTCAACGGACGCGATCCGTGCCGAGATCGTTGCCGATCTCCTGGGCGGCATGCCTGAGGACAGTGTGCTGACGGACGTGAAGGTGGGACTCACCACCTTCGACTCGGCGGCTGGTGCCGCGTCGGATGCGTTCGCTGTGGCGGACGTCGGACAGATCACTTTCACTGTCGAGTCGCCCGAGTACATCGCTGCGAATGAGGTCGAGGAGAACTTGGCTACATTCGACGCATTCTCTCAGGTCCGCGTGACCGACGTGACGAATCTCGAATCTGAGGGCGAGTCCACTGAGGGTGACGAGGAGACCGGATTCCGATTCACGGGCACGATTCGAGTGACCTACGACGTCTACACCCAGCGCTTCTCCGAGCAGTGGTTCGGAAACGATGAGTCTGCGGGGACTTCGGAAGACTACGCGCGTCTCCTGAAGGCGGCCCGAAAGGTGGGGAATTGA
- the pilM gene encoding type IV pilus assembly protein PilM, producing the protein MATRAIGVDIGTTQVRAAEVEISGKGPGAGGRASLVKYASAQLPAGVVGEGEVLDTGALSAALKGLWSSAKMSGKQVVVGFGNQRTVLRELELPSMPLKDLRSSLPFQVSDLLPMPVDDALLDFYPTAETEEQGVKQLRGILVAANKNSVASTVAAVEDAGLRPVGVDIPSLALVRSLVYGEAEQQVVGIVDVGAHTTEVVVVQNGMPRFIRVIPSGGGEATTGIMAAMNMSMADAENLKYQNGINASGSPALEPAHEAAMQATRALVDGIRNTFVYYAGNNPGAPIDRVFIVGGGAHLPGFGQYLATACRLPVGFGDAFGRLNVSSKVAAQINGQQTVGAVAVGLGMTEATA; encoded by the coding sequence GTGGCGACACGTGCGATTGGCGTCGATATCGGAACGACGCAGGTGAGGGCCGCCGAGGTCGAGATCTCCGGAAAGGGTCCCGGTGCGGGTGGGCGTGCTTCATTGGTGAAGTACGCGTCGGCGCAACTGCCCGCAGGCGTCGTAGGCGAGGGCGAGGTGCTCGACACCGGAGCGCTCTCCGCAGCGCTCAAGGGCCTGTGGTCTTCGGCGAAGATGTCGGGAAAGCAGGTGGTGGTCGGGTTCGGCAACCAACGCACGGTGCTCAGGGAGCTCGAGCTTCCCTCGATGCCCTTGAAGGACCTGCGGTCCTCACTGCCTTTCCAGGTGTCGGACCTGCTGCCCATGCCTGTGGACGACGCGCTGCTCGACTTCTATCCGACCGCGGAGACCGAGGAGCAGGGCGTCAAGCAGCTGCGGGGAATCCTGGTGGCGGCCAACAAGAACTCCGTTGCCTCGACAGTTGCAGCCGTCGAGGACGCAGGCCTGCGGCCGGTCGGCGTGGACATCCCGTCCCTCGCGCTCGTGCGATCCCTTGTCTACGGCGAGGCCGAGCAGCAGGTGGTCGGCATCGTCGACGTGGGTGCGCACACGACGGAGGTTGTGGTGGTCCAGAACGGCATGCCTCGATTCATTCGCGTGATCCCCTCGGGGGGTGGCGAGGCCACGACAGGAATCATGGCCGCGATGAACATGTCGATGGCGGACGCTGAGAACCTGAAGTACCAGAACGGCATCAACGCGAGTGGGTCGCCCGCGCTCGAGCCGGCGCACGAGGCCGCGATGCAAGCGACGCGTGCCCTCGTCGACGGCATTCGCAACACCTTCGTGTACTACGCGGGCAACAACCCCGGTGCTCCGATCGACCGTGTCTTCATCGTCGGAGGCGGCGCGCACCTCCCGGGCTTCGGCCAGTATCTCGCGACAGCTTGCAGACTTCCTGTGGGCTTCGGTGACGCCTTCGGAAGGCTGAACGTCTCGAGCAAGGTCGCAGCACAGATCAACGGCCAGCAGACCGTCGGCGCGGTCGCCGTCGGGCTCGGCATGACGGAGGCCACCGCATGA
- a CDS encoding A24 family peptidase, which translates to MSIAIVAVFGLLWGSFTNVLIARVPEGANWVSDSSHCPRCGTDIRWFDNVPLLSFVVLGGRCRACRERISWRYPLVEVLVAALWVAVYLEWGLSVTTLAFAYLAVVSVALVFIDLDVKRLPFSLVLPSYAVMAVLLGIEIALGEGGNWWMLFVGAGILGGFYGGLWLVYPQGMGFGDVVAAGLLGLAAGFLGWGPLAVAAIAGPLLGGVVVVVGLISGRLKRKSAVPYGPMLIAGAWLGFLGGDAISSAYLGMLGVG; encoded by the coding sequence GTGAGTATCGCGATCGTGGCGGTCTTCGGGCTGCTATGGGGCTCCTTCACGAACGTGCTCATCGCGCGGGTTCCCGAGGGCGCGAACTGGGTCAGTGACAGTAGCCACTGCCCCCGGTGTGGAACCGACATCAGATGGTTCGACAACGTCCCCCTCCTGTCGTTCGTGGTCCTCGGCGGCCGTTGCAGGGCGTGCCGCGAGCGGATCTCATGGCGGTACCCCCTCGTCGAGGTGCTGGTTGCAGCACTATGGGTCGCGGTGTACCTCGAGTGGGGGCTCTCAGTCACGACGCTGGCGTTCGCTTACCTTGCAGTGGTGTCTGTGGCGCTGGTGTTCATCGACCTCGACGTGAAGCGTCTGCCCTTCTCGCTCGTCCTTCCCAGCTACGCCGTGATGGCCGTGCTCCTTGGGATAGAGATTGCGCTAGGTGAGGGCGGCAACTGGTGGATGCTGTTCGTGGGCGCCGGCATCCTCGGCGGCTTCTACGGCGGCCTGTGGCTCGTGTATCCGCAGGGGATGGGCTTCGGAGACGTTGTCGCGGCGGGTCTGCTCGGTCTCGCTGCCGGCTTCCTGGGGTGGGGTCCGCTGGCGGTGGCGGCGATCGCAGGCCCGCTGCTGGGTGGAGTCGTCGTCGTGGTCGGCCTGATCAGCGGAAGGCTCAAGCGCAAATCGGCGGTTCCGTACGGTCCCATGCTGATCGCCGGCGCGTGGCTAGGTTTTCTTGGAGGGGACGCGATATCTTCCGCATATCTGGGAATGTTGGGTGTCGGCTAG